A window from gamma proteobacterium SS-5 encodes these proteins:
- the pheT gene encoding phenylalanine--tRNA ligase subunit beta gives MRFSEAWLREWVDPPVDSQTLADQFTMAGLEVDALETAAPAFSGVVVGLVTVREQHPDADKLGVCQVDVAAGESLQIVCGASNVAAGMKVPVALVGALLPGELKIKAAKLRGVASAGMICSAKELGLAESSEGIMPLPADAPLGADLRDYLALDDQIIELDLTPDRGDCLGLRGLALEVSALNRVEVRLPDMSPLTPACEQRMAVELSAEQACPRYSCRVIRGVNARAETPLWMRERLRRSGLRSIDPIVDVTNYVLIELGQPLHAFDLAKIQGPIQVRMAAVGERLRLLDGKEITLTPDNLVIADGKGPLALAGIMGGADSGVSAETQDILLESAHFSPRALAGKARGLGLHTDSSHRFERGVDPSLQVQALERASRLLLEIAGGEPGPVVDLARPGLTQRQPIALRRQRIGRLLGIEIDDASVVDGLQRLGMQVQPWDQGWQVTPPPSRFDIAIEVDLIEEVGRIYGFENIPSATPRVPMNLCLRPERAFDLEQARERLAALGYQEVITYSFIDAAKAKALLPEFEPIALANPLSAELSVMRTSLWPGLLATARHNLARQQGRVRIFESGLQFRQLANGMDQRPMLAALTYGDITEEQWGQPGREADFYDIKADYEALLALLGPGLEARFEAVEHPALHPGQSARVMLGERLIGHLGMLHPRLSQVFDLTGNTFLLELDLSAAGQGALPKFSPLTRFPWIRRDLALVVEREVDYGSLKACIREYADENLQDIILFDVYTGQRIDSSRKSLALGLILQDSSRTLTDQEVDDSVARIVQGLADKLGARLRD, from the coding sequence ATGCGATTCAGCGAAGCCTGGTTAAGAGAATGGGTTGACCCGCCGGTGGACAGCCAGACCCTGGCCGATCAGTTCACCATGGCCGGTCTGGAGGTGGATGCCCTGGAAACGGCCGCTCCGGCCTTCAGCGGCGTGGTGGTGGGCCTGGTAACCGTGCGGGAGCAACACCCGGATGCGGACAAGCTGGGGGTCTGCCAGGTGGATGTGGCCGCTGGCGAGTCCCTGCAGATCGTCTGCGGTGCCAGCAACGTGGCCGCTGGCATGAAGGTGCCTGTGGCCCTGGTTGGCGCGCTGCTGCCCGGCGAGCTCAAGATCAAAGCGGCCAAGCTGCGCGGCGTGGCCTCTGCCGGCATGATCTGTTCGGCCAAGGAGCTGGGCCTGGCGGAGAGCTCCGAGGGCATCATGCCGCTACCGGCCGATGCCCCGCTGGGCGCGGATCTGCGTGACTACCTGGCCCTGGATGATCAGATCATCGAGCTGGATCTGACCCCGGACCGGGGCGATTGCCTGGGCCTGCGCGGTCTGGCCCTGGAGGTCAGCGCCCTCAACCGGGTTGAGGTCCGGCTGCCGGACATGAGCCCCCTGACCCCAGCCTGTGAGCAACGCATGGCGGTGGAGCTAAGCGCTGAGCAGGCCTGCCCGCGCTACAGCTGCCGCGTCATTCGCGGCGTCAACGCCCGCGCCGAGACCCCGCTGTGGATGCGTGAGCGCCTGCGCCGCAGCGGCCTGCGCAGTATCGATCCCATCGTGGATGTCACCAACTATGTGCTGATCGAGCTGGGCCAGCCCCTGCATGCCTTCGATCTGGCCAAGATCCAGGGCCCGATCCAGGTGCGCATGGCGGCGGTCGGGGAGCGCCTGCGCCTGCTCGATGGCAAGGAAATCACCCTGACCCCGGATAACCTGGTGATCGCCGATGGCAAAGGTCCCCTGGCCCTGGCCGGCATCATGGGCGGGGCCGACTCCGGGGTCAGCGCCGAGACCCAGGATATACTGTTGGAGAGCGCCCATTTCAGCCCCCGCGCCCTGGCCGGCAAGGCGCGGGGGCTGGGCCTGCATACCGACTCCTCGCACCGCTTCGAGCGCGGGGTTGACCCCAGCCTGCAGGTGCAGGCCCTGGAGCGGGCCAGCCGCCTGCTGCTGGAGATCGCCGGTGGCGAGCCGGGTCCGGTGGTGGATCTGGCCCGGCCTGGTCTGACCCAGCGCCAGCCCATTGCCCTGCGTCGCCAGCGCATCGGCCGTCTGCTGGGTATTGAAATCGATGATGCCAGCGTGGTGGATGGCCTGCAGCGCCTGGGTATGCAGGTGCAGCCCTGGGATCAGGGCTGGCAGGTAACGCCCCCGCCGAGTCGTTTCGATATTGCCATCGAGGTAGATTTGATCGAGGAGGTCGGCCGTATTTATGGCTTTGAAAATATTCCCAGCGCTACCCCCAGGGTGCCGATGAACCTCTGTCTGCGCCCGGAACGCGCCTTCGATCTGGAGCAAGCGCGGGAGCGTCTGGCCGCCCTCGGCTATCAGGAGGTCATCACCTATAGCTTCATCGACGCGGCCAAGGCCAAGGCCCTGCTGCCCGAGTTCGAGCCCATCGCCTTGGCCAACCCGCTCTCGGCCGAGCTTTCGGTGATGCGCACCAGCCTCTGGCCGGGGCTGCTTGCCACTGCCAGGCACAACCTGGCCCGGCAACAGGGCAGGGTACGTATCTTTGAATCTGGCCTGCAGTTTCGCCAACTGGCCAATGGCATGGATCAGCGGCCCATGCTGGCGGCGCTCACCTACGGCGATATCACCGAGGAACAATGGGGTCAGCCGGGCCGTGAAGCGGATTTCTATGATATCAAGGCCGATTATGAGGCCCTGCTGGCCCTGCTCGGGCCAGGGCTTGAGGCCAGGTTCGAGGCCGTGGAGCACCCGGCCCTGCATCCGGGTCAGTCGGCCCGGGTCATGCTCGGCGAGCGACTCATCGGCCACCTGGGCATGCTGCATCCGCGTCTGAGTCAGGTGTTTGATCTCACCGGCAATACCTTCCTGCTGGAGCTGGACCTGAGCGCGGCAGGGCAGGGGGCCTTGCCAAAATTCAGCCCCCTGACCCGTTTTCCCTGGATTCGTCGTGACTTGGCCCTTGTCGTTGAGCGTGAAGTTGATTATGGTTCCCTGAAGGCCTGTATCCGTGAATACGCGGATGAAAATTTACAAGACATAATCCTGTTTGACGTCTATACTGGGCAAAGAATAGATTCAAGTCGAAAAAGTCTTGCTTTAGGATTGATTTTACAGGATTCTTCACGCACACTTACGGATCAGGAAGTGGATGATTCGGTAGCACGCATCGTGCAGGGGCTGGCAGACAAACTGGGTGCAAGGCTGAGAGACTAG
- the rplT gene encoding 50S ribosomal protein L20, whose translation MPRVKRGVTAHARHKKILDEAKGYYGARSKVYRVAKQAVIKAGQYAYRDRRQKKRQFRALWIARINAGARENGMSYSRLIDGLKKAEVEMDRKMLADLAIFDRPAFTKLCEKAQAALA comes from the coding sequence ATGCCAAGAGTTAAGAGAGGCGTAACCGCCCACGCCCGTCACAAAAAGATACTGGACGAAGCCAAGGGCTATTACGGTGCCCGCAGCAAGGTCTATCGCGTCGCCAAACAGGCGGTGATCAAGGCCGGTCAGTATGCCTACCGTGACCGCCGTCAGAAGAAACGCCAGTTCCGCGCCCTGTGGATCGCCCGTATCAACGCCGGTGCCCGCGAGAACGGCATGTCCTACAGCCGCCTGATCGATGGCCTGAAGAAGGCCGAGGTGGAGATGGACCGCAAGATGCTGGCCGATTTGGCCATCTTTGACCGGCCTGCCTTTACCAAGCTGTGCGAAAAGGCTCAAGCTGCCCTGGCTTGA
- the infC gene encoding translation initiation factor IF-3 → MSKKEDRHRLNEEIDVREVRLIGADGEQVGIVNTAEALAKAEALTLDLVEISPDSKPPVCRLMDYGKFLFDKKKEKAAAKKKQKQVQVKEVKFRPGTDEGDYKVKLRNLVRFLEEGDRAKVTMRFRGREHAHRELGLEFLKRIEADLAEYATVEQQPLMEGRQMVMLLAPKKK, encoded by the coding sequence ATCAGCAAGAAAGAAGATAGGCACAGACTGAATGAAGAGATCGACGTCAGGGAAGTGCGTCTGATCGGTGCCGACGGTGAGCAGGTAGGGATTGTCAACACGGCGGAAGCCTTGGCCAAGGCCGAGGCCTTGACACTGGATTTGGTGGAGATTTCTCCCGATTCCAAGCCACCGGTATGTCGCCTGATGGACTATGGCAAATTCTTGTTCGACAAGAAAAAGGAAAAGGCTGCGGCAAAAAAGAAGCAAAAGCAGGTACAGGTCAAGGAGGTCAAGTTTCGTCCGGGAACGGACGAGGGAGACTACAAGGTAAAACTACGCAACCTTGTGCGTTTCCTCGAAGAGGGGGACAGGGCCAAGGTAACCATGAGGTTCCGCGGCCGTGAGCATGCCCACAGGGAGTTGGGTCTGGAATTTCTCAAGCGCATAGAGGCCGACCTGGCGGAATACGCCACGGTGGAGCAACAACCGCTGATGGAAGGTCGCCAGATGGTCATGCTGCTTGCCCCCAAAAAGAAATAG
- the thrS gene encoding threonine--tRNA ligase: protein MPVITLPDGSQRRFERPVSVLEVAADIGPGLAKAALAGKIDGVLVDASHLIEQDAQLAIVTGKDAEALELIRHDAAHVMAQAVQELYPGTQVTIGPAVDDGFYYDFSREERFGPDDLQKIEQRMAEIVGRDLPIQREVLGRDQAKKVFADLGEHYKLEIIDAIPEGEAISIYRQGDWFDVCRGPHLPSTGKLPKAFKLMKLAGAYWRGDSKNEMLQRIYGTAWADKKDLKAYLHRLEEAEKRDHRKIARAQGLFHTQEEAPGMVFWHDRGWQIYLTVQNYIRDKLRDHGYQEVHTPQVIDRSLWEKSGHWDKFGDMIFTTHSENRDYAIKPMNCPAHIQIYNQGIKSYRDLPLRLAEFGSCHRNEPSGTLHGLMRVRNFVQDDAHIFCTEGQILAEVSDFTDLLFEVYKDFGFTEVLIKLSTRPEQRVGSDETWDKAEKALEDALNSKGLAFELQPGEGAFYGPKIEFSLKDCLERVWQLGTIQLDFSMPERLGAHYIAEDNSKQTPVMLHRAILGSLERFIGILIEHYAGALPAWLAPIQAVVMNITDHQAEYAQQLVKRLSRQGVRVEIDLRNEKIGYKIRAHTLAKVPYLLVVGDREMEQGLVAVRSRDGKDLGSMTPESFIEDLNRTLTARAG from the coding sequence ATGCCGGTTATTACCCTGCCCGATGGTTCCCAGCGCCGCTTTGAGCGGCCGGTGAGCGTGCTGGAGGTGGCCGCTGACATAGGTCCGGGTCTGGCCAAGGCGGCCCTGGCCGGCAAGATCGATGGCGTGCTGGTGGATGCCAGTCATCTGATCGAACAGGACGCCCAGCTGGCCATAGTCACCGGCAAGGACGCCGAGGCCCTGGAGCTGATCCGGCACGATGCCGCCCACGTCATGGCCCAGGCGGTGCAGGAGCTGTATCCCGGTACCCAGGTGACCATAGGTCCGGCCGTTGACGATGGCTTTTACTACGATTTCTCCCGCGAAGAGCGCTTTGGCCCGGACGATCTGCAGAAGATCGAGCAGCGCATGGCCGAGATCGTTGGTCGCGACCTGCCCATCCAGCGCGAGGTGCTCGGCCGCGATCAGGCAAAAAAGGTCTTTGCCGATCTGGGGGAGCACTACAAGCTGGAGATCATCGACGCCATCCCCGAGGGCGAGGCGATCAGCATCTACCGCCAGGGCGATTGGTTCGATGTCTGCCGTGGCCCGCACCTGCCCAGCACCGGCAAGCTGCCCAAGGCCTTCAAGCTGATGAAGCTGGCCGGGGCCTATTGGCGCGGTGATTCCAAAAACGAGATGCTGCAACGCATCTATGGCACCGCCTGGGCCGACAAGAAGGACCTCAAGGCCTATCTGCATCGGCTGGAGGAGGCGGAAAAGCGTGATCACCGCAAGATTGCCAGGGCCCAGGGTCTGTTCCACACCCAGGAAGAGGCGCCGGGCATGGTGTTCTGGCACGATAGGGGCTGGCAGATCTATCTGACCGTGCAGAACTACATCCGCGACAAGCTGCGGGACCATGGCTATCAGGAGGTACACACGCCCCAGGTCATCGACCGTTCCCTGTGGGAGAAGTCCGGCCATTGGGACAAGTTTGGCGACATGATCTTCACCACCCATTCGGAGAATCGGGACTACGCCATCAAGCCGATGAACTGCCCGGCGCACATCCAGATCTACAACCAAGGCATCAAGAGCTACCGCGACCTGCCCCTGCGCCTGGCGGAGTTTGGCTCCTGCCACCGCAACGAGCCCTCCGGTACCCTGCACGGGCTGATGCGGGTGCGCAACTTCGTGCAGGACGATGCCCATATCTTCTGCACCGAGGGGCAGATCCTGGCCGAGGTGTCGGACTTCACCGACCTGCTGTTCGAGGTGTACAAGGACTTTGGCTTTACCGAGGTGCTGATCAAGCTCTCCACCCGGCCGGAGCAGCGCGTCGGCTCAGATGAAACCTGGGATAAGGCGGAAAAGGCCCTGGAAGATGCCCTCAACAGCAAGGGCCTGGCGTTTGAGTTGCAACCGGGGGAGGGTGCCTTCTACGGCCCCAAGATCGAATTCTCGCTCAAGGACTGCCTGGAGCGGGTCTGGCAGCTGGGCACCATCCAGCTGGACTTCTCCATGCCCGAGCGGCTCGGTGCCCATTACATCGCCGAGGACAACAGCAAGCAGACCCCGGTGATGCTGCATCGGGCCATCCTCGGCTCGCTGGAGCGTTTCATCGGTATCCTCATTGAACACTATGCCGGGGCCCTGCCGGCCTGGCTGGCGCCGATCCAGGCGGTGGTGATGAATATCACCGATCATCAGGCCGAATATGCCCAGCAACTGGTTAAGCGTTTGAGTCGGCAAGGGGTTAGAGTAGAAATAGACTTGAGGAATGAGAAGATAGGCTATAAAATCCGCGCACACACCCTTGCCAAGGTGCCTTATCTGCTGGTGGTCGGTGACCGTGAGATGGAGCAGGGCCTGGTTGCGGTTCGCAGCCGCGACGGCAAGGATTTGGGAAGCATGACGCCGGAGTCTTTTATCGAAGATCTGAATCGCACCCTTACAGCGCGAGCGGGTTGA
- a CDS encoding MerR family transcriptional regulator, giving the protein MLETTEHTTADLPAIPGKRYFTIGEVSDLCGVKPHVLRYWEQEFPQLKPVKRRGNRRYYQRHDVLMIRQIRGLLYEQGFTIGGARQQLSGETAKNDQNQSQQIVRQMRMELEDVLHILKR; this is encoded by the coding sequence ATGCTGGAAACGACTGAACATACCACCGCCGACCTGCCGGCGATACCTGGTAAGCGTTACTTCACAATTGGTGAGGTAAGCGATCTGTGCGGCGTCAAGCCCCATGTACTGCGCTACTGGGAGCAGGAATTCCCCCAGCTCAAGCCAGTCAAGCGGCGCGGCAATCGGCGCTATTACCAGCGCCATGATGTGCTCATGATCCGCCAGATCCGTGGCCTGCTGTACGAGCAGGGCTTCACCATTGGTGGTGCCCGCCAGCAGCTCTCCGGCGAAACGGCAAAGAACGACCAGAACCAGAGCCAGCAGATCGTGCGCCAGATGCGCATGGAGCTTGAGGACGTGCTGCACATCCTCAAACGCTGA
- the rpmI gene encoding 50S ribosomal protein L35, with translation MPKIKTNRGAAKRFKVKASGAVKSNQSHRRHILTKKSTKRKRHLRSPNHLHTSDAKVARRMMPYC, from the coding sequence ATGCCCAAAATCAAGACCAACCGGGGCGCGGCCAAGCGCTTCAAAGTCAAGGCCTCTGGTGCCGTCAAAAGCAATCAGTCGCACCGTCGTCATATCCTGACGAAAAAGAGCACCAAGCGTAAGCGTCATCTGCGCTCGCCCAACCATTTGCATACCTCGGATGCCAAGGTTGCCCGTCGCATGATGCCCTATTGCTAA
- the ihfA gene encoding integration host factor subunit alpha, whose translation MALTKADMAERLFDELGLNKREAKEMVETFFEEIRVALERGEQVKLSGFGNFDLREKKQRPGRNPKTGEEIPISARRVVTFRPGQKLKARVEAYAGND comes from the coding sequence ATGGCATTAACCAAGGCAGATATGGCCGAAAGGCTGTTTGATGAACTGGGGCTGAACAAACGCGAGGCCAAGGAGATGGTGGAAACCTTCTTCGAAGAGATTCGCGTAGCCCTGGAGCGTGGTGAGCAGGTCAAGCTGTCCGGCTTCGGCAACTTTGATCTGCGCGAGAAGAAGCAACGGCCAGGAAGAAACCCCAAGACCGGTGAAGAGATCCCCATATCCGCCCGGCGCGTGGTCACCTTCCGGCCCGGTCAGAAACTCAAGGCTCGGGTGGAAGCTTATGCTGGAAACGACTGA
- the pheS gene encoding phenylalanine--tRNA ligase subunit alpha, which yields MDLRREIEQHQGAALQQVAAAAELAQLDEVRVSYLGKQGRLTALLKQLGQLPKEERPAAGQLVNQAKDVVEQAIAERKQLLSEQALNARLAAERVDVSLPGRGRAAGGLHPVTRTLRRIQELFASAGFSIAEGPEIEDDFHNFEALNIPSHHPARAMHDTFYFNEHLLLRTHTSPVQIRVMQESAPPLKIIAPGRVYRCDSDLTHTPMFHQVEGFYVDRNVSFADLKGVLNQFLSQFFERDLRLRFRPSYFPFTEPSAEVDIECVICGGSGCRVCSHTGWLEVLGCGMIHPEVLRQVNIDSEDYSGYAFGMGVERLTMLRYGVNDLRLFFENDLRFLRQFR from the coding sequence ATGGATCTCAGGCGCGAAATCGAACAGCACCAGGGTGCTGCCCTGCAGCAGGTGGCCGCTGCCGCCGAATTGGCGCAGTTGGATGAGGTGCGGGTCAGCTATCTGGGCAAGCAGGGTCGTCTCACCGCCCTGCTCAAGCAGCTTGGGCAGCTGCCCAAAGAGGAGCGCCCTGCCGCCGGTCAGTTGGTCAATCAGGCCAAGGATGTGGTGGAGCAGGCCATTGCCGAACGCAAACAACTGCTCTCCGAGCAGGCCCTGAATGCCCGCCTGGCCGCCGAGCGGGTGGATGTCAGCCTGCCCGGTCGAGGCCGCGCAGCGGGTGGCCTGCACCCGGTCACCCGTACCCTGCGGCGTATCCAGGAGCTGTTTGCATCGGCCGGTTTCAGTATCGCCGAGGGGCCGGAGATCGAGGACGATTTCCACAACTTCGAGGCCCTCAATATACCCTCGCACCATCCGGCGCGGGCCATGCACGACACCTTCTACTTCAATGAGCATCTGTTGCTGCGCACCCACACCTCGCCGGTGCAGATTCGGGTCATGCAGGAGTCCGCTCCGCCACTGAAGATCATCGCCCCCGGGCGGGTCTATCGCTGTGATTCGGACCTGACCCACACCCCCATGTTCCACCAGGTGGAGGGCTTTTATGTGGATCGGAATGTCAGCTTTGCGGATCTGAAAGGCGTGCTGAATCAGTTTCTCAGCCAGTTCTTTGAGCGTGACCTCAGGCTGCGCTTTCGCCCCTCGTATTTCCCCTTCACCGAACCCTCGGCGGAGGTGGATATAGAGTGCGTCATCTGCGGCGGCAGCGGCTGTCGGGTCTGCTCCCACACCGGCTGGCTGGAGGTGCTCGGCTGCGGCATGATCCATCCCGAGGTGCTGCGTCAGGTCAATATCGACAGCGAAGACTACAGTGGCTATGCCTTCGGCATGGGGGTCGAGCGTCTGACCATGCTGCGCTACGGGGTCAACGACCTGCGCCTGTTCTTTGAAAACGACCTGCGCTTTTTGCGCCAGTTTCGCTGA